A window of Patagioenas fasciata isolate bPatFas1 chromosome 5, bPatFas1.hap1, whole genome shotgun sequence contains these coding sequences:
- the RAD51 gene encoding DNA repair protein RAD51 homolog 1, with the protein MAMQLDVNADTSAEDESFGPQLVSRLEQCGINANDVKKLEEAGFHTVEAVAYAPKKELLNIKGISEAKADKILAEAAKLVPMGFTTATEFHQRRSEIIQITTGSKELDKLLQGGIETGSITELFGEFRTGKTQLCHTLAVTCQLPIDRGGGEGKAMYIDTEGTFRPERLLAVAERYGLSGSDVLDNVAYARGFNTDHQTQLLYQASAMMAESRYALLVVDSATALYRTDYSGRGELAARQMHLARFLRMLLRLADEFGVAVVITNQVVAQVDGAAMFAADPKKPIGGNIIAHASTTRLYLRKGRGETRICKIYDSPCLPEAEAMFAINADGVGDAKD; encoded by the exons ATGGCGATGCAGCTGGATGTGAACGCAGACACCTCGGCAGAGGACGAGAGCTTTGGGCCACAGCTCGTCTCCAGGCTGGAG CAATGCGGTATAAACGCAAATGATGTGAAGAAATTGGAAGAAGCGGGATTTCACACAGTGGAGGCTGTTGCTTACGCACCAAAGAAGGAGCTGCTGAATATTAAAGGCATCAGTGAAGCCAAAGCTGACAAAATCTTG gctgaagcaGCTAAACTGGTTCCGATGGGTTTCACCACAGCAACCGAATTCCACCAGCGAAGGTCGGAGATCATCCAGATCACCACCGGCTCCAAAGAACTCGATAAACTGCTTCAAG gagGAATAGAAACAGGGTCCATAACGGAGTTATTTGGGGAGTTCCGTACTGGGAAGACACAGCTGTGCCATACCCTGGCTGTAACCTGTCAA ctGCCCATCGACCGGGGAGGCGGGGAAGGAAAGGCCATGTACATCGACACCGAGGGCACCTTCCGCCCAGAGCGGCTCCTCGCCGTGGCCGAACG GTACGGCTTGTCTGGCAGTGACGTCCTGGATAACGTGGCGTACGCTCGAGGTTTCAACACAGATCATCAGACCCAGCTCCTGTATCAGGCGTCTGCTATGATGGCCGAGTCCCG GTACGCGCTGCTGGTGGTGGACAGCGCCACGGCGCTCTACCGCACCGACTACTCGGGCAGGGGCGAGCTGGCGGCGCGGCAGATGCACCTGGCGCGCTTCCTGCGGATGCTGCTGCGCTTGGCCGACGAG TTTGGCGTGGCGGTCGTGATCACCAACCAAGTGGTGGCGCAGGTGGACGGAGCTGCCATGTTTGCTGCAGATCCCAAAAAACCCATCGGAGGAAACATCATCGCCCACGCTTCCACCACGAG GCTGTATCTGCGAAAAGGCCGCGGTGAAACCAGAATCTGCAAGATTTACGACTCGCCGTGCCTGCCCGAGGCCGAAGCCATGTTTGCCATCAACGCCGACGGCGTGGGCGACGCTAAAGACTGA